The Miltoncostaea marina DNA window CTGATGGCGACCGCGGCCGCGCCGGCCGACCCCGTCGAGTCCGCCGCGCCGCAGGCCGGCGGCGCCGCCGTCGCCAACGCCGCCATCATCGTGTTCCGCGAGGGGCTCGAGGCGGTGCTGATCGTCGCCGCCGTCGTCGCGAGCCTGCAGGGGGCCCACCTGCGCCGCCGGCGGCCGGTCGTGGCCGGCGCCTGCGTCGCCTTCGCGGCCTCCGTCGCGACGTGGTTCGTGGTCCAGGCGGCGCTCGACGCGGCCTCCCCGCTCGGCCCGCGGCTGGAGGCGATCACCGGCGCGCTGGCGGTGGTCGTGCTGCTCGTGGTGCTCAACTGGTTCGTCCACCGCGTCTACTGGTCGGAGTGGATCGGCCGCCACCACCGGCGCCGGCGGGAGCTGCTCGGCCGGGCGGGGCTCGGCGCCAGCCTCGGGCTGGTGCTGCTGGGCTTCACGAGCGTGTACCGCGAGGGCTTCGAGGTCGTGCTCTTCCTGCAGAACCTGGAGCTCCGCAACGGCTCGGCGACCGTCGCCGAGGGGGTCGCGCTGGGCCTGGCCGGCACCGCGGTGGTGGGCGCGCTCACCTTCTGGCTGCACCGGCGCCTGCCGTACCGCCGCATGCTGGTCTGGACGGGGCTGCTGGTGGGCGCGGTGCTCGTGGTGATGGTCGGCGGGACGGCCCTGACGTTCCAGCAGCTCGGCTGGCTGCCGGCGCACCCGACGCCCTTCCCGGTGCCGGGATGGATGGGCTCCTGGTTCGAGCTCTACCCCTCGTGGGAGACGCTCGCCGCCCAGGCCGCCGCCGCGGCCGTCGTGATCGGCTCCTACCACCTCGCCGAGTACCTCAAGGTCACGCGCCCGGTGCGGCGCGGCGAGCGCCCCGCCGAGCGGGCGGGCGCGCCGGCGGCCGGCTCGGCCGGCCCGGCGGGATCGTGACGGCAGCCGCCGGCGCACGCGGTCGGCGCGCGCCGGTATCGTCGCCGCCGTGCACCTCCACCCGCTCGCGATCTTCGGGCTGCCGGAGTGGGCCGGCCGGCTCACGCTCGTCGGCGCCGTCATCGCCGGCGCGCTCCTCATGCTGTCGGCGATCGGCTGGCTGGCCCCGCGGCTGCTGCGCCGCACCGGAGCCGACGCGGGGCCCCGCGCGCGGCAGCGCCAGACGGCGGTCGCCGCGCTTGCGACGAGCCTGCGCTACGTGGTGCTCGTGGCCGCGGCGGTGGCGATCGCCGCGGTCGTGGCCGGCGGCGGCGGCCTGGCGGCCGTCGGCAGCGGCGCGCTCGTGGTGGTGCTGGTCGGCTTCGCCGCCCAGCGCCTGCTGGTCGACGTCATCGCCGGCTTCTTCATCCTGTTCGAGAGCCAGTACGGCGTCGGCGACACCGTCCGCCTGGAGCCGAGCGGCTACACCGGCGAGGTCGTCACGGTCGGCTTCCGCACAACCGAGCTCACCGCGCCCGGCGGCCAGCGCATGATCGTCCCGAACGGCGCGATCACGGCCGCGCGCGTCATGCCCGACGGCCGGCGGCGCCACCGGCTCGAGCTGCTGACGCACGACCCCGACGCGGTGGAGGGCATGCTCGCGGAGCTGGGCGGCGGCATGGCCGGCGCCGGGGGGCCGTGGCGGGCCGCGCCGCGCACGACCCGTCGCGACGCGCCCGGCGGGGTCACCCGCATCGTGGCGGTCGTCGACGTCGACGCACACCGCGAGGTCGCGGTGGCCTGGCTCGCCGACGCGCTGGCCGCGCGGGCGGGCGATCGGCTCGCCGCCCCGCCGCTGCACGGGCCGGACGGGCGCCCGTAGGGCCGCCCGCCCCGCCCCCGCCCCGGCCCGCGTCCCGCCGCCGGCCACGCGCGGGCGGCGGCGGCGGGAGGCGGCGGCGGGAGGCGGCGCGGGCGCTACGCCGCCCGCACGTCCACGAGCTTGATGGTGTAGCTGCGGCGCGTGGTGGTGTTGTCGAGGGTGATCTTCTCCCCCTCCCTCAGCCTGACCGTGTCCGTGCCGTCCGGCAGCAGCCCGCCGCTCAGCTTGAGCGTGACGGAGTCGGCCGTGATCGCCTGGACCACGAACTGCTGCGTGTCGGGCGGGATCGCGTCGCCCTCGCGGGCCACCACGGGCTCGCCCGACACGTCGAAGTCGGCCTCCAGGGCGAGCGGCGCCTGCACCGGCGGGGCCGGCGTCGCGGCGGGCCCGGTGGTCGTGCCCCCCGGGGTCGCGATCTGCTGGCCGGGCGGGGGCACGAGCACCGGCAGGTCGGCCGGCGTCTCGGGCGCCGGGGCCGCCTCGGCGGGGGGCGGCTCGGCCGCCGCCGCCTCGTCGACCTGCGGCGCGAAGAGGTCGTGCGGCGCCCCCATCTCGTCGTGGGCGGCCAGGGTGCGGGCGGCCGCCGCGTCGTCGACCGCCCCCGGCGCGCCCATCGCGGCGATCGCCAGCGCGGCCGAGTCCTGGGCGCCGGCGCCGGTCGCCACGGTGGCGGCGGCGGCGTCCGGCGGCGACGTGTCCGCCTCGGCGGCCGAGCCGCCCCCGCCGCCGGAGCAGCCGGCGAGCACGGCCGCGGCCGACAGGGCGGCCAGGGCCGGCGCGAGATGACGGCGGCGCATCACTGGGAACCTCCGGTGCTCGGCGAGGAGACGGTCTGCGGCTCGCCCGCGGCCTCGCCGTCGGGCGTCGCGGATCCGCCGGGGGCGGCCGCGGCGGCCGGCGCCGCGGTGGCGGTCGTCGTCGCGGCCGGCGCCGGCGCGGCGACCGGGGTGCCCGCCGCCGGGGCGGGGACGACCGAGGAGGCGGCGCCGCCGGGCACGCTCGAGAAGGCGACGACCTTGACCGTGCCGACGACCTGGTCGCCGTCCGCGTCCGCCTCGCCCTGGACCAGGTTGAGGTCCAGCGAGACCGTGGCGAAGAGGCGCCCGCCGATGATCGGCCGGTCCTTCTCGTCGACCGCCACCTGGCGGTGGAGCCGGTAGAGGAAGTC harbors:
- a CDS encoding mechanosensitive ion channel domain-containing protein, with amino-acid sequence MHLHPLAIFGLPEWAGRLTLVGAVIAGALLMLSAIGWLAPRLLRRTGADAGPRARQRQTAVAALATSLRYVVLVAAAVAIAAVVAGGGGLAAVGSGALVVVLVGFAAQRLLVDVIAGFFILFESQYGVGDTVRLEPSGYTGEVVTVGFRTTELTAPGGQRMIVPNGAITAARVMPDGRRRHRLELLTHDPDAVEGMLAELGGGMAGAGGPWRAAPRTTRRDAPGGVTRIVAVVDVDAHREVAVAWLADALAARAGDRLAAPPLHGPDGRP
- a CDS encoding FTR1 family protein, translated to MPTSSPLLRRPGPATRRIAWWSLGLAALAGALLLMATAAAPADPVESAAPQAGGAAVANAAIIVFREGLEAVLIVAAVVASLQGAHLRRRRPVVAGACVAFAASVATWFVVQAALDAASPLGPRLEAITGALAVVVLLVVLNWFVHRVYWSEWIGRHHRRRRELLGRAGLGASLGLVLLGFTSVYREGFEVVLFLQNLELRNGSATVAEGVALGLAGTAVVGALTFWLHRRLPYRRMLVWTGLLVGAVLVVMVGGTALTFQQLGWLPAHPTPFPVPGWMGSWFELYPSWETLAAQAAAAAVVIGSYHLAEYLKVTRPVRRGERPAERAGAPAAGSAGPAGS